The Primulina tabacum isolate GXHZ01 chromosome 10, ASM2559414v2, whole genome shotgun sequence region GGAATTTACTGGAATATGCAACTGTTGATTCATTTCTCAATCTTTGATCTTCATCTGCAATGATAAGAGATCTGAGGGCAGCTGGTGAAAAACTACTCTGTCATTGTAGGCAGAtggactggtaggatcatagTTCGTGCGTAGTTGAGCTGTGACTTCAGCTAGCTTCTGACACACATcagatcaaagaaataattcCTCCTCTCCAGCGCTTGAGCAATCGTGGCAGCTTTAACTACCTTTAGGACTGTTTTTTTCCAAGGCGATGAACTTGTTCAAAACCGATGTTTTCTGCAATTGCCTGTCAAACACTTCAGTCCTAAATCTGACCCATTCATTATACATCTTCAACTTTGATTCAGAAAACTCATTTATTTCTTCCCATAGCAaatcaatatgagtttgaatcgGGTTGGTTGGTCTGAACTCTTCAATCAACTTGCCCTTACCTTTTGAGTCAGTGAGAGCATGAGAGATGCTCAGTCCTGACATTGTTGAATCTACTTTTTCACGTATCATCACTCCTTTTGGTCGGGTAAAAGACAGTGTATTTGGTCCAGTGATAGTGATGGctggtgctctgataccacttgttagaatCTGTTGGATGTGATAAAGTGTTTAAaaggagggttgaataaacacttgacaattttcacaaattttcgaatgatgaatcagtttagtgataaattgaattcgagaattttgttgtcaatgtcaatcagttaactaatgaaagtaCAAAAATAAACTGAATGATATATAGAATAAAACTGAGAATAAAGGAAgcaagatttgtggatgttcggagacttcaaacgctcttacgtcatcccttctatctCGAGGATATGATGTTTACTAAAAGGttttgatctatacaacactttgtacaagcCCGCTtcattttggacttaacactgccaaaactgaaactcttagtaccAATACAATTTTATTAGTATTCAACTGATGTAATTtctaagcacaactgatctctaaaAGATCGAATATTACAGCAATGAATGTTTGTAATTAAGCTCAaaatatagcctgaaagctatgaataaaTCTAATAAGCGAGAGCTTCTTGTAATTGATAATAGTTTGTTGTGTGTTCTCTGATAGCTTGTGGATAACTCGGTAACTTCGTAACTCTTTCTCAGCttatcttctcggctatttataggctttacTTCCAATAGTAACATTGAATGTGATCAttctatatatatgtgtgtgtatatatatgtatatataataaatttgcAATCACACTCTCATAAAAAAGTAAATATTCCTCTCTTTGTAATAAGAATCAATGATAATTCAACACAATTTAAACAAAGATTAATAAGAAAgattgaaataaataattatttgtatcATATTGATTCAACCATAACATACAAATCCCTCTTATCAATCCTtaacataaatcaataagccTACGTAGACTTTGCTAAAGCCCGGCCCAATGGCCATGAATAACCCTCGGAAGGCAAGTTACCGTTGGTGATCAGACTCTGCGGAATCCCGTGAACCTCGGAGACGTCGCGCTGATTCACAACAGCTACGTTAACCTCATCGTCTTCGTCTAAAGGCAGGCGATCGAAAGTTGCATTCATGAAAGTCGCGGCCATGATCACCACAGGGCCCGAAGCAATCAGTGCCCCCACCACATTTCCTCCCACGACTTGTCCCTGAGCTCCGGCGAGATAGATGGTCAGACCCGTCACCCCTGGCGGCGCCGGTGGAGGCAGTATCGAACCGAGTAAAGAAAGGATCTCAAACCtgctatgaatgtcattttagTTCTTCCCAGATTGAACACCagatcacacacacacacactatttTTAATATCACAATTATatggttttatttttaataatatctaTCAATGTGAATCTACGTTCTTTATGAAGATACATTTTAAAGACATACTAACTTATAAAATAAAACTTGAAGGAAAACCCAAATTTTTATATATCTTTTCAATCTTGATTTGCTGAAAATTCTATACTCTTCGACTTTAAATTAGATTCCAAATACTATATCTTGTAGAGTATATCAAATACATAGTAcaatggatatatatatacttaaatTTGCATAATTAAAGTCAAATTAAACGAGTTTAGATTTGCAAAAGAAGTGGGTGAAATAATGCAAACCTTCCATGGAGTGTGACAATCGATCCCGAAGACGATGGCTGTCGCAACGCGACATTAGTAACACAACCCGTAGCACTAAGCACGGAGATGCCACGTTGTTTTTTACGCGCAAAATTTATCAGACTCTCGCTCAAGTCACAACCTGAAGTCACCTCCATCGCATGTGCCTTCAACGCATTAGCACTATCCCTAGTGATGATTATCGGGGGCTTGGGCTTGTTCTTGGACCCGGCGGGCCTACCACGAGGTCGCCTTGTTGCTGCAACGATCCGTTGGTCATTTTCGAATGTGGGTTTAGTTCCAGGGAATGTGAGATCTCCTCCTCCTGCCATTTTGTTTAATTTAAACTTGTTTTTCTTGGTTAGAAAGGGTAGAAACTGTGTAATTTTGAGCTTGGGGAGTGGGTTAATGTAGGGGGAATCCAACATAAATTTATGACGAAAAGTGAATGAAAAGATTATAGATTAGGATATGGTTAAGTGAGTGAAGCGATATAGCAATAGATTATAGCTTGGGTTTCATTCCTAACTTgcaacaaatttttgtttcatGTCAATTGCCTTCTCCAACAAACATTAATATCATCATTAGTTATAACGCATGTATATATGCCACAAAATTATCACATAAATTATCTCAATTTTATTCTAGTTTTTGAACATCAATTTGCAAATAATTGTTGTAAATGGCTCAACTGATAATAGAATTCAGGTTCAAGCAAGGCCGATATAATGTGAAGTTTGAAAACGATTACATCGTACTCATAGTCATTGACCAAATACGTTCTCCTACTCAGACACACCCTTGGGGCTATATCGTACCCATTCTTGTTACACCAAACAGTACTTATCCCAAATTCTTAGAAAAGTTCAGTATAAACTTTATAAATCAATTCAAACACTTCTTAGAAAGAGATATGGGCTAGGGTATATTTATGCTGAGCCTAAttgatttttatataatattatctcCATCTTTTAGACTATTACTTAATTATATTTACATTCACTGTCACGTCCCGAGTCCGAGCCCGCGGCTGCGTGATtgcacaatgggcccctatagcaactacttcgtattcgtcctcgctttacgaaaatgattaacccaagttgctatagaagtccattctaagccattataaactcattttaaatctttcatttttcagatgtgggacaagggtatcacatTCACTGAGTCAAATTTGCCTTCAATTATCAACAATAGATATCAGATTATTTTAGTAGttgttttatttatgttatacaTTACGTTACTCAACGTGCTCCATTTTATaagaacatatttttatttaattaattcatagactggagtttaaataacacaacTTAGGACATGCATGAGAAAAGCGAATGtgaagaaaataaaatgaatattctcatcttattttttatatttatgatTGGTATGATATTGGAATGagttataaaaaaatttccttaTTTAACTTAACTAGTGTAAACCTATATCATAATCACCATCTGTCACTTGAAACCAAATTGATTATGATACGTAGCATTGTTAGACCTATCGAGCATGCCTAAAGACATATAACTACACAAGGTTTTCAGCCGATATatcatattaaaaaaatgaGTTAAGAAAAGGAAGCATTTGATTAGAATattaataatgaatataaggttcatttatgaaatttttacaaaacataaatgttggggatcgatatagagtttagaaggggg contains the following coding sequences:
- the LOC142504917 gene encoding LOW QUALITY PROTEIN: AT-hook motif nuclear-localized protein 16-like (The sequence of the model RefSeq protein was modified relative to this genomic sequence to represent the inferred CDS: inserted 1 base in 1 codon); its protein translation is MTNGSXAATRRPRGRPAGSKNKPKPPIIITRDSANALKAHAMEVTSGCDLSESLINFARKKQRGISVLSATGCVTNVALRQPSSSGSIVTLHGRFEILSLLGSILPPPAPPGVTGLTIYLAGAQGQVVGGNVVGALIASGPVVIMAATFMNATFDRLPLDEDDEVNVAVVNQRDVSEVHGIPQSLITNGNLPSEGYSWPLGRALAKST